A stretch of the Saprospiraceae bacterium genome encodes the following:
- a CDS encoding type IV secretory system conjugative DNA transfer family protein: MIRVIGFILELVFEILSAIFTGLLEFIESLIGQERKTEYDADFVPASEILSKFDEGFCLNGSHCLSITESYKNGVAFGGSGSGKTSTILINSALLMAKGNSSLIFNDPSHEIRLLVSGALIEIGYEIRVINYSSLNSECFNPLKRCKTISDIQKLASLLVRNSLGDAKDPFWNKSAEAIISLFIRYLIFYAEPEYRTLYNVLHLVNVFAGNPEKIDKLIVKTRDEKMLSEYKAFVAYGVKTLSSILATVKASLTLFTDEVIASITSIDTIDFAEFRTKKVALFINNSVPDMHYYGALTSLFFQQFLNELLVRIPDKNENNIFFLLDEASSMYLPGLSTTISNIRKYNSGILLIYQDYHQLEHIYGTYEAKNITANCYAKVYLPGQPIGTCKELETILGRFEYLDEDEVRHTRQLMTADEIRMTDKAIILIGNKPPIHAQLKPFYNDWRLNSKTKRPPYEPSNKLYFDVPPLIQLDEEKKA, from the coding sequence ATGATTAGGGTTATTGGCTTTATACTAGAACTTGTATTTGAAATCCTGTCTGCGATATTTACCGGATTGTTAGAATTTATTGAATCACTCATTGGTCAGGAACGAAAAACGGAGTATGATGCGGATTTCGTTCCGGCCAGTGAGATCTTAAGCAAATTTGATGAAGGATTTTGTCTTAACGGAAGTCATTGCCTGTCAATTACGGAAAGTTATAAAAATGGAGTTGCTTTTGGTGGTTCCGGTTCAGGAAAAACCTCAACCATATTAATAAATAGTGCGCTATTGATGGCGAAGGGAAATTCAAGTTTAATCTTTAATGATCCAAGCCATGAAATCCGGTTATTAGTCAGTGGAGCACTAATTGAAATAGGATATGAAATCCGAGTAATAAATTATAGCAGTTTAAATTCAGAATGTTTCAATCCATTAAAACGGTGCAAAACTATCTCAGATATTCAGAAGCTTGCGTCATTGCTTGTCAGAAACTCATTAGGTGATGCTAAAGATCCGTTTTGGAACAAAAGCGCAGAAGCAATCATCTCCCTTTTCATTAGGTACCTAATTTTTTATGCAGAGCCAGAATATCGAACACTTTACAATGTACTCCATTTAGTCAATGTATTTGCAGGTAATCCAGAAAAAATTGACAAGCTTATTGTAAAGACCAGAGATGAAAAAATGCTTTCAGAATACAAGGCATTTGTTGCATACGGCGTTAAAACCTTGTCTTCTATACTCGCTACAGTAAAAGCCTCACTAACTTTATTTACCGATGAAGTAATTGCATCCATTACATCAATTGATACGATTGATTTTGCTGAGTTTAGAACTAAGAAGGTGGCTCTGTTTATAAACAATTCAGTGCCAGACATGCACTATTATGGAGCCTTGACTTCTCTTTTTTTTCAGCAATTTTTAAATGAATTATTGGTGCGTATTCCAGATAAGAACGAAAATAATATCTTCTTTCTTCTTGATGAAGCATCATCAATGTATTTGCCGGGACTTTCAACGACAATATCAAATATTCGCAAATACAATAGCGGAATACTTTTAATATACCAAGACTATCATCAGTTGGAACATATTTATGGAACTTATGAAGCAAAGAATATTACTGCCAATTGCTACGCCAAAGTCTATCTCCCAGGTCAACCAATTGGAACTTGCAAGGAGCTTGAAACAATTTTAGGACGATTTGAATATCTGGATGAAGATGAAGTAAGACATACGAGGCAACTAATGACTGCCGATGAAATTAGGATGACGGACAAAGCAATTATATTGATTGGAAACAAACCACCAATTCATGCACAACTAAAACCATTTTACAATGACTGGAGGCTAAATTCAAAAACAAAAAGGCCTCCTTATGAACCATCAAATAAACTTTATTTTGATGTACCACCTTTAATTCAATTGGATGAAGAGAAGAAGGCTTAA
- a CDS encoding relaxase/mobilization nuclease domain-containing protein encodes MILKNLTRRNNTGQLVNYLFKQEKDNKPKPILKHNLKSRTTKGWTKELDKNFELRMHRRIDNIRLHHTIISFSNKDKKQINQDLLKDITKKYIELRGKENQYLVSTHHDKEHIHLHIVMSAHKYLTGESNRISRQEFKDLKLALDEYQKEKYPELINSLPSHGKSQKLQLTDPELKLQDREGILSQKQELLETVQTVYSRSKSLDNFLSELKSEGYNSYSRGGKVYGVEDESGRHYRFKTLGFDLNKLEELNRQAQEEARQLQELASLRDTKNQEREQDNDGFERGIEEDIKDGNEHPESDDSEEEAGIQDEDDLDSEYAEDN; translated from the coding sequence ATGATCTTAAAAAATCTCACCCGTAGAAATAATACCGGACAACTTGTAAACTATCTATTCAAACAAGAAAAAGACAACAAGCCAAAACCAATACTAAAACATAATTTAAAAAGTCGGACAACCAAAGGTTGGACAAAGGAATTGGATAAGAATTTTGAATTGAGAATGCATAGGCGTATAGATAATATCCGGCTTCATCATACAATTATCTCTTTTTCAAACAAGGATAAAAAACAAATCAATCAGGATTTGTTAAAGGACATAACAAAAAAATACATTGAGCTACGTGGTAAGGAGAACCAATATTTGGTTTCAACCCATCATGATAAAGAGCATATTCACCTTCATATAGTTATGTCCGCACACAAATATTTAACCGGAGAATCTAACAGAATCTCTCGACAAGAATTCAAAGACTTAAAACTCGCTCTGGATGAATATCAAAAGGAAAAATATCCAGAGCTTATTAATAGTCTTCCCTCTCATGGAAAATCGCAAAAACTCCAGCTTACAGATCCGGAGCTAAAGCTCCAGGATCGTGAAGGAATATTATCACAAAAGCAAGAACTTTTGGAAACTGTTCAGACAGTTTATAGTCGATCTAAATCGCTTGATAATTTTCTTTCTGAGCTCAAATCCGAGGGATATAATTCGTATAGCAGAGGTGGTAAAGTATATGGAGTAGAAGATGAATCCGGAAGACATTACCGTTTCAAAACTCTCGGATTTGACCTCAATAAGCTGGAGGAATTAAACCGTCAAGCTCAAGAAGAAGCAAGGCAACTTCAAGAGCTTGCCAGTCTAAGGGATACAAAAAATCAGGAGCGCGAGCAGGATAATGATGGGTTCGAAAGGGGGATTGAAGAAGATATTAAAGATGGAAATGAACACCCAGAATCTGACGATTCAGAAGAAGAAGCCGGAATTCAAGACGAGGACGATTTAGATTCTGAATATGCCGAAGATAACTAG
- a CDS encoding ImmA/IrrE family metallo-endopeptidase — MADRAYITPNVLKWARESARMTEVDSATKVSVTVEKLKEWEAGISQPTIRQAQTLAKAYKRPFALFFLPEVPRDFQPLQDFRKTGSKKLTTSSIFIIREIQQKQVWLSDVYADDPEAKLPFVGRFTIKDNPQKVAKDILLTLNINPANYKTENPIREWIDASETNRIFVSRTSFIHSRLKLDSEELQGFAISDPFAPFIFINSEDWNAPQLFTLVHELAHIWIAETGISNNIEPEIKNRDKFHPVELFCNEVAANSLLPKDIMLSFRQDTFESSKAVFKTAKMMGVSSFALLVRALNLNIISTPVYKNLKKQADADYYAYLKREAEKKAKQKERDKPGGPDYFLLQLNRNSRLFTQTVLDAFYGGYIEPTLASNLLNVQVNKFQKLEAQLIK, encoded by the coding sequence ATGGCAGACAGGGCATATATAACACCAAACGTTCTTAAATGGGCAAGAGAGTCAGCAAGAATGACAGAAGTGGATTCTGCTACTAAAGTTTCGGTGACGGTCGAGAAACTGAAGGAATGGGAAGCTGGAATAAGTCAACCAACAATTCGACAAGCACAAACATTAGCAAAAGCTTATAAAAGACCATTTGCTTTATTTTTTCTTCCTGAGGTTCCGAGAGACTTCCAACCACTGCAAGACTTCCGGAAAACTGGATCAAAAAAACTGACTACTTCTTCAATTTTTATTATTCGTGAAATACAGCAAAAGCAAGTTTGGCTAAGCGATGTTTATGCTGATGATCCTGAAGCTAAATTGCCTTTTGTTGGACGGTTTACGATTAAAGATAATCCACAAAAAGTTGCTAAAGACATACTGCTAACTCTGAACATTAATCCTGCGAATTATAAAACTGAAAACCCAATAAGAGAATGGATTGATGCTTCCGAAACAAATCGAATATTTGTATCGAGAACAAGTTTTATACACTCCAGACTAAAACTCGATTCTGAAGAACTTCAAGGATTTGCAATTTCCGATCCGTTCGCTCCATTTATTTTTATTAACTCGGAAGATTGGAATGCACCTCAACTTTTTACTCTTGTGCACGAATTAGCTCATATATGGATAGCGGAAACAGGAATTTCAAATAATATAGAACCAGAAATAAAAAATAGAGATAAGTTCCACCCTGTTGAACTTTTTTGTAATGAGGTTGCAGCGAATTCCCTATTGCCTAAAGATATAATGCTAAGTTTCAGACAAGATACTTTTGAAAGTTCCAAAGCGGTTTTCAAAACTGCAAAAATGATGGGAGTAAGTTCTTTTGCCTTACTTGTACGCGCTCTTAATCTTAATATAATTTCAACACCGGTATACAAAAACCTAAAAAAACAAGCTGATGCAGATTATTACGCTTATTTAAAGCGTGAAGCCGAAAAAAAGGCAAAACAAAAAGAAAGAGATAAACCCGGAGGCCCTGATTATTTTCTGCTACAATTAAATAGAAACAGTAGGCTTTTTACGCAGACCGTTTTAGATGCCTTCTATGGTGGTTATATTGAACCTACTTTGGCAAGTAACTTACTAAACGTTCAGGTAAATAAATTTCAAAAATTAGAAGCACAATTAATTAAGTGA
- a CDS encoding DUF4411 family protein: MSTKGNKYCLDANVLIQAWEKYYNPKFCPEYWDILNELGDEEIIFIPELVYEEITKTEDELLQWLKSSNIPIKKITEPVTKCLQAIYDHDPIHKTLVDNIKSRSIADPWVIAHSMNEKAIVVTKEEKVTALSSKRIKIPNVCENMGIRWINDFAFIEELDIKFNCTRG, from the coding sequence GTGAGTACAAAGGGAAATAAATATTGTTTAGATGCGAATGTCCTTATTCAAGCATGGGAAAAATATTATAACCCAAAATTTTGTCCCGAATATTGGGATATCCTTAATGAATTAGGAGACGAGGAAATAATTTTTATACCAGAATTAGTTTATGAAGAAATTACAAAGACGGAAGATGAATTATTACAATGGCTAAAATCTAGTAATATACCTATAAAAAAAATCACGGAGCCGGTTACGAAATGTCTTCAAGCTATCTATGATCATGATCCGATACACAAAACTCTAGTTGACAATATAAAATCAAGATCGATTGCTGATCCATGGGTAATTGCCCATTCCATGAATGAAAAAGCAATAGTAGTAACAAAAGAAGAAAAAGTAACCGCGTTAAGTTCTAAAAGAATAAAAATCCCGAATGTTTGTGAAAATATGGGTATAAGATGGATTAATGATTTTGCATTTATTGAGGAGTTGGATATCAAATTTAATTGTACCAGGGGATAA
- a CDS encoding site-specific integrase, with protein MAVSVKIELDRRNTRTDGRHPLKLLVVVNRNPIRISLGHSLHPKDWNGKLQSVRNSCKDFDNLTRFNNWLQSEKSKVLSKLVKLEESGNLNRLSANDIKNNITQKNTEVMTLEFFSSVINEMETAKRFGNARVYMTVSRSIASYMKGKDFPLKQITYTWLKKYESWYLSRGNTLNGLSVNIRTLRSLYNIAIKQSKITQEYYPFADYSIRTEETRKRAISREDLIKFLQFKPVIGWHSRAKDYFLISFYLMGASFIDISFLKIKNIINGRIEYKRQKTGKLHSIPVSNQLMSILNGYMKGKKENEFILNIIHSTDPKKQLVEIRDELRRYNRTLKEIGELCGIESKISSYVARHSYATNAKKLGVPTAIISEALGHTTEKMTQVYLDSFENNTVDAYHTQIINL; from the coding sequence ATGGCAGTCTCTGTAAAAATCGAATTAGATCGGAGAAATACCAGAACTGACGGTAGACACCCACTTAAATTATTGGTGGTAGTTAACCGGAACCCAATCCGAATTTCATTAGGTCATAGCCTGCATCCAAAAGACTGGAATGGCAAATTACAGAGCGTCCGTAATTCCTGTAAGGATTTTGATAACCTTACTAGATTTAATAACTGGCTTCAGAGCGAGAAGAGTAAAGTACTGAGCAAGCTTGTCAAATTAGAGGAGTCTGGAAATCTAAACCGTCTTTCAGCAAATGATATAAAAAATAACATTACGCAGAAGAATACTGAAGTTATGACCCTTGAGTTTTTTTCTTCTGTTATCAACGAAATGGAGACAGCAAAAAGGTTTGGAAATGCTCGTGTTTATATGACTGTATCTCGGAGTATTGCTAGTTATATGAAAGGCAAGGATTTTCCCTTAAAACAAATAACCTACACCTGGTTAAAAAAATACGAGTCCTGGTATCTATCAAGAGGAAATACATTGAACGGTTTGAGCGTAAATATTCGAACGCTTAGATCTCTATATAATATAGCAATCAAGCAAAGTAAGATTACTCAAGAATATTATCCGTTTGCAGATTATTCCATTAGAACTGAAGAAACAAGAAAAAGAGCTATTAGTCGGGAAGACCTAATTAAATTTCTTCAGTTTAAGCCAGTAATTGGATGGCATAGTAGAGCAAAAGATTACTTCCTAATCAGTTTTTATCTCATGGGTGCTTCCTTCATTGATATATCCTTCCTTAAAATCAAAAATATTATAAATGGACGGATTGAATATAAAAGGCAAAAGACTGGAAAGCTTCACTCGATTCCTGTTTCCAATCAATTGATGTCTATTTTAAATGGATATATGAAGGGTAAAAAGGAAAATGAATTCATCCTGAATATAATTCACTCAACCGATCCAAAGAAACAGCTTGTTGAAATACGAGATGAACTTAGACGTTATAACCGAACATTAAAAGAAATCGGTGAACTTTGTGGTATCGAATCTAAAATATCCAGTTATGTTGCTCGCCATTCATACGCAACTAACGCAAAAAAACTTGGAGTGCCGACCGCAATTATAAGTGAAGCACTCGGGCATACAACTGAAAAGATGACTCAGGTATATTTGGATTCTTTTGAAAATAATACTGTAGATGCGTACCATACCCAAATTATCAATTTGTAA
- a CDS encoding GIY-YIG nuclease family protein, protein MYTVYILFSVSLNKYYVGSTQHFDIRIDEHNRSKSKFTSKGIPWKVVKKFELNSRPEAILLETKIKNRGIERYLKDINYF, encoded by the coding sequence ATGTATACCGTTTATATCTTATTTAGTGTTTCACTAAATAAGTATTATGTTGGATCTACACAACATTTTGATATCAGGATTGATGAACATAATCGTAGTAAATCAAAATTTACTAGTAAAGGAATCCCTTGGAAAGTGGTTAAGAAATTTGAATTAAACTCTCGCCCTGAAGCAATCCTCCTTGAAACAAAAATCAAGAATAGAGGCATTGAAAGATATTTAAAAGACATCAACTATTTTTAA
- a CDS encoding DUF3592 domain-containing protein: MEFIENLLISIGPILVLLGTYLLILAHQKSNEIAHTLSKGHVAEGIVIEMRDESGNTVESFNNHPVAPVVEFKTDHGKYLHYSRTFQNPSPYKPGQSVKIYYYIYKSIQQFALEDDQTGTLPIRLYRWGIVFCAVGFPGLVIKLSRLL; the protein is encoded by the coding sequence ATGGAGTTTATTGAAAATTTATTAATTTCCATTGGACCTATTTTAGTCTTATTGGGTACGTATTTATTAATTCTTGCCCATCAAAAAAGCAATGAAATTGCACATACCTTGTCCAAGGGTCATGTTGCTGAAGGAATAGTTATCGAAATGCGCGATGAATCCGGCAATACTGTGGAATCTTTTAATAATCATCCTGTAGCTCCGGTTGTTGAGTTCAAAACCGATCATGGAAAATACTTACATTATTCAAGAACGTTCCAAAACCCGAGTCCCTATAAACCAGGTCAATCTGTTAAAATTTATTATTATATATATAAGTCCATTCAACAGTTTGCTTTGGAAGATGATCAAACAGGAACTTTGCCCATCCGATTATATCGGTGGGGAATTGTTTTTTGTGCCGTCGGGTTTCCAGGGCTGGTAATCAAATTGTCACGACTCTTGTAA
- a CDS encoding DsrE family protein translates to MLRIFLFLISGFLINGLAAQGNTNPNPSKSKKSTAVKHRVVMQLTTNDTASWKGLMNNLKNLREGWGDAVEIEIVAHSNGIELLMNAKTTQKMKIEEFIHSGVRFVACENTMKQKNIKKEEILPEVGFVPMGIGEIIMKQEKGWSYLKAGL, encoded by the coding sequence ATGCTTAGAATATTTTTATTCTTAATTTCTGGCTTTCTTATCAATGGTCTTGCTGCTCAAGGTAACACGAATCCAAACCCTTCCAAATCAAAAAAATCGACTGCCGTCAAACACCGGGTTGTCATGCAACTGACGACAAATGACACCGCATCCTGGAAAGGTTTAATGAATAATCTGAAAAATCTTCGGGAGGGATGGGGTGATGCAGTAGAGATTGAAATAGTCGCTCATTCAAATGGGATTGAATTATTGATGAATGCAAAAACAACCCAAAAAATGAAAATAGAGGAGTTTATTCATTCCGGTGTTCGCTTTGTTGCCTGTGAGAATACCATGAAACAAAAAAATATTAAAAAGGAAGAAATCTTACCTGAAGTTGGTTTTGTTCCAATGGGAATAGGCGAAATTATTATGAAGCAGGAAAAAGGCTGGAGTTATCTTAAGGCTGGATTGTAA
- a CDS encoding c-type cytochrome: MINRLSNLVGLLSIALIAAILIIIFGPPGFIKTNKSTNSNSTNSVNATNGSPSAQKQMDKNKIWMSPDLDAVPATEAKAMLEYGRDLIANTAKYLGPNGSVAKITNGMNCQNCHLEAGTKPFGNNYSAVASTYPKFRERSGSIETIYKRVNDCIERSLNGTALDTSSKEMQAIKSYIEWLGNEVPKGEKPKGSGIVDLPYLKRAADPLKGKTAYQKHCTSCHTETGGGKLNADGITYQYPPLWGPKSYNTGAGLYRLSRFAGYIKHNMPFGASYQNIILSDEEAWDIAAFVNSQDRPQKDLKMDWPKLAGKPVDHPFGPYADPFSEQQHKYGPFEPIAAAKKLAKK, translated from the coding sequence ATGATTAACCGACTAAGCAATTTAGTCGGCTTGCTTAGCATTGCATTAATCGCTGCCATTTTAATAATAATTTTTGGACCCCCTGGATTTATTAAAACTAATAAGTCAACGAATTCTAACTCCACAAATTCTGTAAATGCAACAAATGGAAGTCCATCCGCTCAAAAGCAAATGGATAAAAATAAAATTTGGATGTCACCTGATTTGGATGCCGTTCCAGCTACAGAAGCAAAAGCGATGCTCGAATATGGTCGCGATCTCATTGCTAATACTGCTAAATACTTAGGACCAAACGGCAGTGTTGCAAAAATTACCAATGGAATGAATTGTCAGAATTGTCATTTAGAAGCTGGCACGAAACCATTTGGAAATAATTACAGTGCGGTCGCTTCTACTTACCCAAAATTCAGAGAGCGTTCCGGAAGCATTGAAACAATTTACAAACGGGTTAATGACTGCATCGAACGAAGTCTCAATGGAACTGCACTGGATACCTCAAGCAAAGAAATGCAAGCCATTAAATCATACATTGAATGGTTGGGGAATGAAGTACCCAAAGGTGAAAAACCAAAAGGTTCTGGCATTGTAGATTTACCATACCTGAAAAGAGCCGCGGATCCCCTGAAAGGTAAAACTGCTTATCAAAAGCATTGTACCAGTTGTCATACCGAAACGGGTGGTGGAAAATTAAATGCGGATGGAATCACGTATCAGTATCCTCCACTTTGGGGTCCTAAAAGTTATAATACAGGCGCTGGTTTATATCGTCTTTCCAGATTTGCAGGATACATCAAACACAATATGCCTTTTGGCGCCAGTTATCAAAATATCATTCTTAGTGATGAAGAAGCCTGGGACATTGCAGCATTTGTAAATTCACAAGATCGCCCTCAGAAAGATTTAAAAATGGATTGGCCTAAACTTGCTGGCAAACCCGTTGACCATCCATTCGGACCTTATGCGGATCCGTTTTCAGAACAGCAACACAAATATGGACCTTTTGAACCCATAGCTGCTGCTAAAAAATTAGCTAAAAAGTAA
- a CDS encoding 5'-nucleotidase C-terminal domain-containing protein, producing the protein MTKHPTDCNCGCNEPLSQEGISRKDFLKTIGTAGIGLGISPISSMALWEEGKTEDILKSNLVQSGKVQHISLLHTTDLHGQLQVHDEFFLENDRVVYKKRGGFAHLKTLISELRMQNPNSLLIDGGDCFQGSGVASLSEGKALIPLMNLLNYDLVLPGNWEVAYGKQMLLHDLGAYNARKVCTNMTHDATDPEFLFPPYQIFYIAGVKMGFIGYNDPLTPTRQPPAYSYGIKFIKPEINISKYIKILRDQENCKLIFVLTHMGLTQQIHLASQEYTEGVHYILGADTHERIRQPLQAKYAKVTEPGAFGSFLGKLDLIIEDGIIKEESYQLIEVDPEKYKADEEMAAMIQEVSKPYQQKLNRVIGKTKTPLIRYYILETPMDNMITDALMWKFTPDIAVSNGFRFCPPLNPDESGTANITVDFLYCMLPSNNNLILAEVSGQQIMDWLEKELENVFASDPAKRFGGWLVRFQGMKINFTIAREYGKRVNEILIKGKKIDLKKNYQIVSCEREGDPKNLICRIKNVNKITRLPNLIHDVMEEYLAKHSPVSPKLEGRATATDAPANLLTQANGLNYEFR; encoded by the coding sequence ATGACAAAACACCCTACTGATTGCAATTGCGGTTGTAATGAGCCCTTATCCCAAGAAGGTATATCCAGAAAAGATTTTCTAAAAACAATTGGCACCGCTGGAATTGGTTTGGGCATATCCCCCATTTCTTCAATGGCCTTGTGGGAAGAAGGAAAGACAGAAGATATTTTAAAATCTAATTTGGTTCAATCGGGCAAAGTGCAACACATCAGTCTGCTGCATACCACGGACTTGCATGGTCAATTGCAGGTGCATGATGAATTTTTTTTAGAAAATGATCGGGTAGTTTATAAAAAACGCGGAGGATTTGCTCACCTTAAAACCTTGATTTCAGAATTAAGAATGCAAAATCCAAATTCACTCTTGATAGATGGTGGCGATTGTTTTCAAGGCAGCGGAGTTGCATCGCTTTCTGAAGGAAAAGCATTGATTCCTTTAATGAATCTATTAAACTATGATCTGGTACTTCCCGGAAATTGGGAAGTTGCTTATGGCAAACAAATGTTGTTACATGATCTGGGAGCTTATAATGCCCGAAAAGTTTGCACGAACATGACGCATGATGCAACGGATCCGGAGTTTCTGTTTCCTCCTTATCAAATATTTTATATCGCAGGTGTTAAAATGGGTTTCATTGGATACAATGATCCTTTGACACCAACCAGACAACCTCCTGCATATAGTTATGGAATAAAATTTATAAAACCGGAAATCAATATCAGTAAGTATATAAAAATTTTACGCGATCAGGAAAACTGCAAACTAATTTTTGTACTCACCCATATGGGATTGACCCAACAAATACATCTAGCTTCTCAGGAATACACTGAAGGGGTGCATTATATATTGGGTGCTGATACCCATGAACGCATTCGACAACCCTTGCAAGCAAAGTATGCCAAAGTTACTGAACCCGGTGCATTTGGATCGTTCTTAGGTAAATTGGATTTAATAATAGAAGATGGAATTATTAAAGAGGAATCCTATCAATTGATTGAAGTAGATCCGGAAAAATATAAAGCAGATGAAGAAATGGCAGCCATGATCCAAGAAGTCAGCAAACCATATCAACAAAAATTAAATCGGGTCATTGGCAAAACCAAAACACCGCTCATTCGATACTACATTCTGGAAACTCCAATGGATAATATGATAACAGATGCATTGATGTGGAAGTTTACTCCGGACATAGCAGTTTCAAATGGATTTAGATTTTGTCCGCCTTTGAATCCGGATGAATCTGGAACAGCAAATATCACTGTGGACTTTCTTTATTGCATGTTGCCGAGTAATAATAATTTAATTCTTGCTGAAGTTAGTGGTCAGCAAATTATGGATTGGTTGGAAAAAGAATTGGAAAATGTATTTGCATCCGATCCAGCAAAACGCTTTGGCGGTTGGTTGGTACGTTTTCAGGGTATGAAAATTAATTTTACCATTGCTCGTGAATATGGCAAACGCGTGAATGAAATTTTAATAAAAGGCAAAAAAATTGACCTAAAGAAAAACTATCAAATTGTATCCTGTGAACGAGAGGGTGACCCTAAAAATTTGATTTGTAGAATTAAAAATGTAAATAAAATTACCCGATTGCCCAATTTAATCCATGATGTGATGGAAGAATATTTGGCCAAACATTCTCCGGTATCCCCTAAATTGGAAGGACGTGCCACAGCGACAGATGCTCCTGCCAACTTACTAACCCAGGCAAATGGGTTGAATTATGAGTTTAGGTAG